In one Myxocyprinus asiaticus isolate MX2 ecotype Aquarium Trade chromosome 29, UBuf_Myxa_2, whole genome shotgun sequence genomic region, the following are encoded:
- the LOC127420295 gene encoding zinc finger protein 501-like isoform X7, whose translation MSLSLIVIHRKINPNHHCKHDENRTFLCELMEVKEESQELIEVEEKLQYQKHHDFITGEKSLSDSNTKKNLSPEKPERKAAKNTFTCSQCGNCFTYKSQLNTHMRVHTGERPYTCSHCEKSFTWSISLKKHESIHSGEKPYKCSSCGKSFTWSQHLKIHERIHTGEKPYKCSSCGKSFTWSQYLKIHQRIHTGEKPYKCSHCEKSFTRSQNLKKHERIHTGEKPYKCSLCGKSFTWSQHLKKHERIHTGEKPYKCSSCGKSFTQSQHLKTHNRIHTGDKLYKCSHCEMSFTWLINLKRHERIHTGEKPYKCSSCGKCFNLSQNLKTHERIHTGEKPYKCSHCEMNFTLSINLKTHERIHTGEKPYKCSSCGKSFTWSHYLKKHERIHTGEKPYKCSHCEMSFTWSINLKRHERIHTGEKPYKCSLCGKSFNLSQHLKTHERIHTGEKPFKCSSCGKSFTQSQHLKKHERIHTG comes from the exons atGAGCCTGAGtctgatagtgatacatcggaagatcaacccgaaccaccattgcaagcacgacgagaacaggacgtttctctgtg agctgatggaagtgaaagaggaaagtcaagaactgattgaagtggaggagaaacttcagtatcagaaacatcatgatttcatAACTGGAGAGAAATCTTTGAGTGACTCAAATACTAAGAAGAATTTATCACCAGAAAAGCctgaaagaaaagcagccaaaaatACTTTCACCTGCTCACAGTGTGGAAATTGTTTCACATATAAAAGTCAGCTTAATAcacacatgagagttcacacaGGAGAGAGACCTTACacgtgctcacactgtgaaaagagtttcacttggTCAATAAGCCTAAAAAAACATGAGAGTATTCATagtggagagaaaccttacaagtgctcatcatgtggaaagagtttcacttggTCACAACACCTGAAaatacatgagagaattcatactggagagaaaccttacaagtgctcttcatgtggaaagagtttcacttggTCACAATACTTGAAAATACAtcagagaattcatactggagagaaaccttacaagtgctcacactgtgaaaagagtttcactcgttcacaaaacctaaaaaaacatgagagaattcatactggagagaaaccttacaagtgctctttgtgtggaaagagtttcacttggTCACAAcacctgaaaaaacatgagagaattcatactggagagaaaccctACAAATGCTCttcatgtggaaagagtttcactcagtcacaacacctgaaaacacacaatagaattcatactggagataaactttacaagtgctcacactgtgaaatgaGCTTCACTTGGTTAATAAACCTAAAAagacatgagagaattcatactggagagaaaccttacaagtgctcttCATGTGGAAAGTGTTTCAAtctgtcacaaaacctgaaaacccatgagagaattcatactggagagaaaccttacaaatgctcacactgtgaaatgaACTTCACTTTGTCAATAAACctaaaaacacatgagagaattcataccggagagaaaccttacaagtgctcttcatgtggaaagagtttcacttggTCACATtacctgaaaaaacatgagagaatccatacaggagagaaaccttacaagtgctcacactgcgAAATGAGCTTCACTTGGTCAATAAACCTAAAAagacatgagagaattcataccggagagaaaccttacaagtgctctttatgtggaaagagtttcaatctgtcacaacacctgaaaacacatgagagaattcatactggagagaaacctttcaagtGCTCTtcttgtggaaagagtttcactcagtcacaacacCTAAAAAAGCACGAGAGGATCCATACTGGATAG
- the LOC127420295 gene encoding zinc finger protein 501-like isoform X9, producing MEVKEESQELIEVEEKLQYQKHHDFITGEKSLSDSNTKKNLSPEKPERKAAKNTFTCSQCGNCFTYKSQLNTHMRVHTGERPYTCSHCEKSFTWSISLKKHESIHSGEKPYKCSSCGKSFTWSQHLKIHERIHTGEKPYKCSSCGKSFTWSQYLKIHQRIHTGEKPYKCSHCEKSFTRSQNLKKHERIHTGEKPYKCSLCGKSFTWSQHLKKHERIHTGEKPYKCSSCGKSFTQSQHLKTHNRIHTGDKLYKCSHCEMSFTWLINLKRHERIHTGEKPYKCSSCGKCFNLSQNLKTHERIHTGEKPYKCSHCEMNFTLSINLKTHERIHTGEKPYKCSSCGKSFTWSHYLKKHERIHTGEKPYKCSHCEMSFTWSINLKRHERIHTGEKPYKCSLCGKSFNLSQHLKTHERIHTGEKPFKCSSCGKSFTQSQHLKKHERIHTG from the coding sequence atggaagtgaaagaggaaagtcaagaactgattgaagtggaggagaaacttcagtatcagaaacatcatgatttcatAACTGGAGAGAAATCTTTGAGTGACTCAAATACTAAGAAGAATTTATCACCAGAAAAGCctgaaagaaaagcagccaaaaatACTTTCACCTGCTCACAGTGTGGAAATTGTTTCACATATAAAAGTCAGCTTAATAcacacatgagagttcacacaGGAGAGAGACCTTACacgtgctcacactgtgaaaagagtttcacttggTCAATAAGCCTAAAAAAACATGAGAGTATTCATagtggagagaaaccttacaagtgctcatcatgtggaaagagtttcacttggTCACAACACCTGAAaatacatgagagaattcatactggagagaaaccttacaagtgctcttcatgtggaaagagtttcacttggTCACAATACTTGAAAATACAtcagagaattcatactggagagaaaccttacaagtgctcacactgtgaaaagagtttcactcgttcacaaaacctaaaaaaacatgagagaattcatactggagagaaaccttacaagtgctctttgtgtggaaagagtttcacttggTCACAAcacctgaaaaaacatgagagaattcatactggagagaaaccctACAAATGCTCttcatgtggaaagagtttcactcagtcacaacacctgaaaacacacaatagaattcatactggagataaactttacaagtgctcacactgtgaaatgaGCTTCACTTGGTTAATAAACCTAAAAagacatgagagaattcatactggagagaaaccttacaagtgctcttCATGTGGAAAGTGTTTCAAtctgtcacaaaacctgaaaacccatgagagaattcatactggagagaaaccttacaaatgctcacactgtgaaatgaACTTCACTTTGTCAATAAACctaaaaacacatgagagaattcataccggagagaaaccttacaagtgctcttcatgtggaaagagtttcacttggTCACATtacctgaaaaaacatgagagaatccatacaggagagaaaccttacaagtgctcacactgcgAAATGAGCTTCACTTGGTCAATAAACCTAAAAagacatgagagaattcataccggagagaaaccttacaagtgctctttatgtggaaagagtttcaatctgtcacaacacctgaaaacacatgagagaattcatactggagagaaacctttcaagtGCTCTtcttgtggaaagagtttcactcagtcacaacacCTAAAAAAGCACGAGAGGATCCATACTGGATAG